One Sandaracinaceae bacterium genomic window, CGGTCAGCGGGCGTCTCGGCAGCAGCGGAAGCCCTGGCCTTCGAAGGCGACCTCGGGGGGCTGGAAGGCGAGGGGCTCGGTGACGCACTGGGCGGCCTTCTCGTAGTTGGCGAAGGAGCCGCCGCGCAGCTCGCGCAGGGTGCCGGTCAGGTCGGCGCCGTCGACCCACTCGCCGAGGTTGCCGCTGAGGTCGAAGACGCCCTCCGGGGTGACGCAGCCCTGGTGGGAGCCGCCGGGGGCGAGCGAGCGGCCGACGACGGAGGTGCCGTCGCGGGCGGAGTTGCAGCGGCCGTCCTCGTACTCGGCGCCGTAGGGGTAGAGGCGGCCGCCGTCCTCGCCGGGGCGGACGCCGGTGCAGGCGAAGTGCCACTCCTCGCGGGTGCAGAGCCGGAAGCCAGCTTCACGGCACGCGGCGGCGGCGGTGTGGAAGGAGATCTCCGTGGTCGGCAGGCGGCCCGCGGCGGGAACGGCCTCGCGGCGCTCGACGGCCGCCTCGTGGCGATCGATGCACGCGTCGATCGCCTCGAGGTGCGCCATGCGCTCGGGGCACGGCGGCCCCGGCATACGCGCGGCCGGCCGCTCCTCGCCGCAGCCGACGAGGAGAAGGACGACCGCGAGGATCGGCGTCGCTCTCAGTAGGCCCAAGAGGCGCTGACCGACTGGAGGATCGGACGCTCGGTCCCGGTGCGCGTGAGCCGCGTCTCCACCCGGAGGTAGCGGTGGTTCTGGAAGCCCACCGGGCAGCTCGAGAGATCCGCGGGCGAGGTGTTGAAGGGCCCGCAGGCGACGCCGGCGTCGAGGGTGGCGAGGGTGTCCGCGGTGCGCGCGGTGACCTCGATGTCGGTGCCCGGAGGCTCGATCGACATCCAGTCCACCGTCGTCCAGTACGCGAGCGCGTAGCCGGAGTCGAAGACCTGCTCCCAGCGGCCCTCGGGCGAGACGAAGGTGCGCAGGAGGTGCCCGGTCATGTCGGAGTAGCTGTAGAGCTCCTGGCCCGCGTCGACGGTGTAGGTCGCCAGGTGCGCGCAGCCGGTGTCGAAGACGTTGACGGTGCCGCTCGTGAAGCGCGAGGGCATCCAGATGCGGCCCATGCGATCGACGGCCACGCCGTGCGGGTTGGTGCCCGACGGGTTGGCGGTCCGGCAGAGCTCGGCCCCGGTCGTGCCGTCGATGCCGATGAGCTGGTTGGTGCCGTACGCCGAGCCGTAGATGTTGCCGCTCGGGTGGGTGGTGACGGCGGTGACCTGGGTGACCGACGTGTTCAGCACCGCGCCCGTGGTGCGGTCGAGCGCGTGCACCGTGCCGCCGCCGCGCCAGCCGCCGAACCAGACCCGGTTCGCGCCGTCGGGCGAGATGCCGTAGTGGCTCGGGTTGGTGAAGGAGGTCTGGGCGTAGCTCGCGATGTCGACCCGGATGGTCGGCGACGAGCTGGTCCAGACGTAGCCGTCGGGGTCGGCGGTGAGGCCGTAGATGTTCTGGCCGACGTTGATCGTGTTGAGCACCACGCAGGTCGGGGGCGTGGTGGTCGTGTCCACCATCGTTCCGCTGATGTGGTAGAGGTCGCCGTTGTTGTAGGAGCCGGCCCAGATGTCACCGTTGCGGTCGATGGCGACCGAGCGGGCGATGTTGAGGACCGGCGCGCGGCAGATGAGCCCGCCGTCCGAGGCGCGCAGGTGCACGACGTTGGACTGCGCGGGGTCGGCCGGGTTGCTGCCGGTGTGCGCGCGGTTGCCGACCCAGACGCTGCCGTCCGAGGCGACCGCGGTGCGCGACGGGTAGCGGCCGTGTGAGGTGACCTGCCAGTTCTTGACGCCGGTGCGCGTGTCGAGCTGCGCGACCTGGTTGCGCGCGGTGACCGCGATGTAGATGTAGTCGAAGTCGACGGTCGAGCTGCCGAGCGTGACGCTGCCCGGGTACATCGGGTCCTCTTCGACGTCGTCGCAGGTGCGCCCGTCGGCCATGCAGTCGGCCGGCGTGCCCCACGTCTCGGTGAAGCAGGGCATCGGCGGGCAGGTGCCGCAGGCGTTGACCACGCCCTCGTCGACCGCGCCGTCGCAGTCGGTGTCCATGCCGTCGCAGACCTCGGCCGGGGTGGGCCCGCAGTCGCCGCACGCGTTGCGCACGCCCTCGTCGACGAGCCCGTCGCAGTCCTGGTCCTCGCCGTCGCAGATCTCGGTCGGGTCACACCAGCCGCAGGCGTTGCTGCCGCTCGCCCAGCGCTCGTCGGCCTCGCCGTCGCAGTCGTCGTCCTCGCCGTTGCAGATCTCCGGCAGCGGCAGGACCTGCCCGGTGCACGTGCCCCACTCGGGGAATTCCATGCTGCCCGAGCACATCTGGGTGCCGGCCACGCAGGTGCCGACGCCCTCGGTGCCGGGGGGGCCGCCGTAGCAGCTCTGCGAGTCGCCCGCGCCGCACTCGCAGCCGTCGTCGACCACGCCGTCGCAGTCGTCGTCGTAGCCGTTGCCGCACTCGTCGGTGGCGGCCGGCGCGCCGCAGCCGCCGCACGCGTTGGTCACGCCCTCGTCGGCGACGCCGTTGCAGTTGTCGTCGCGGCCGTTGCACACCTCGGGCGCGCCCGGGTGCACGTCGGGGTTGGCGTCGTCGCAGTCGGTGGGGAACGGGCTCCCGTCGCCGTCGCCGTCCGCGCAGCCCTCGTCGATGCGGCCGTCGCAGTCGTCGTCCACGCCGTCCGCCGCGCCGCCCGCGCACTCGGCGCCCGGGAGGGTCTGCCCGTCGCAGGTGCCCCAGCGGTTCTCGCCCGTGGCCGCGTCCGCGATGCAGTCGCGGCGGCCGCCCGCGCAGACGCCGGTGCCACCGGTGCCGAAGGGGCCCTCGTAGCAGGGCTGGTTCGTCGGCGGCTCACAGACGCACGAGGTGCCCGTCGCGCACTCGCAGCGGTAGTCGCACTCGCAGTCCTCGTCGGTCAGCCCGTCGCAGTCGTCGTCGAGCTCGTTGCCGCACAGCTCGACCGGCTCGTCGCCGCACTCGCCGCACGCGTTGCGCAGCCCCTCGTCGACGGTGCCGTCGCAGTCCTCGTCGGTGCCGTCGCAGGTCTCGTCGCCCGGGAGCGCCTCGCCGCGGCACTCGCCGACCATGCCGGGCTCCGCGCAGACCGCGACGCCGTTGCGGCAGACGCCCACGGTCGCGGTGCCAGCCGGGCCGGAGTAGCAGACCACGCGGTCGCCGCGCCGGCAGTCGCAGTCCGGCTCGTCGACGGTGCCGTCGCAGTCGTTGTCCACGCCGTCGCCGCACGCCTCGGCCGCGCCGGGCCGCACGCTGCGGTTCGTGTCGTCGCAGTCGTCGCCCCGCGCGCAGTCCTCGGAGATGGCGGAGTGCCCGTCGCCGTCCGCGTCCACGCACATCTCGTTCGGCGGGCCCGAGTCCTCCACATCACCGCCGTCTCCGACGCCGACGCAGACCCCGTCGACGCAGCGCTCGCCGGCCTCGCAGTCATCGGCGCTCGTGCACGAGCGCGGGGTGGTCGGTCCGCTGCAGTCGCAGCCAGAAGCAAAGAGGACGCCGGTCAGGGCGAGCGAGAAGGTCAAGCGGTTCATGCGGTGGGGCTCCGCCAGGGAGTCTAGCGGAACGGAAAAGTCCAGTCTGTGCCAATCGCGGCGTGGGACGCACGGGGGCTCGCGCAAAGCCGCAAAGGGACAGGGGCCGTCAGTCCGAGCAGGCGCCGATGCAGCGCCAGGCGCCGTCCGCGTGGCTGCAGCGGGAGCTGGAGCGGCACTCGGCGTCGCTCCGGCACGCGTCGTCGGCGCTCGCGGGCGCGATGGCCTCGGCGCCGTTCTGGACGCCGTCGATCCCGCCGCAGCCGGAGGACACGCGGCAGCCGTCGGCCCCGCGGCAGCGATCGGCCAGGCAGCGGTTCTGCCCGAGCGGGCCCACCCCGCAGACGCAGACCGCGCCGTCCCCGCAGTCCGCGGTGCTCGCGCACTCGTGGTACGTGCAGACCGCGGCGACGTGCGCCCGGGTGCAGCGGCCCTGCGCCCCGTCCACGCAGTCCGCGTCCGTCACGCACGCCCCGTCGGGCGGCTCGGGCGAGGTGTCGGAGGGACGCGGCGCGTCCGCGCACTGCCCCGCGCTCGAGGCCACGACCCCGTCCGCGTGCGTGCACGACTCCGTACACGACGCCTCACCGGCCGAGCCATCGCGACCTGCGTCCGGGTCGACCCCAACGCCGCACGCGCCGGCCAGCAGGAG contains:
- a CDS encoding SUMF1/EgtB/PvdO family nonheme iron enzyme, whose amino-acid sequence is MGLLRATPILAVVLLLVGCGEERPAARMPGPPCPERMAHLEAIDACIDRHEAAVERREAVPAAGRLPTTEISFHTAAAACREAGFRLCTREEWHFACTGVRPGEDGGRLYPYGAEYEDGRCNSARDGTSVVGRSLAPGGSHQGCVTPEGVFDLSGNLGEWVDGADLTGTLRELRGGSFANYEKAAQCVTEPLAFQPPEVAFEGQGFRCCRDAR
- a CDS encoding MopE-related protein, producing MNRLTFSLALTGVLFASGCDCSGPTTPRSCTSADDCEAGERCVDGVCVGVGDGGDVEDSGPPNEMCVDADGDGHSAISEDCARGDDCDDTNRSVRPGAAEACGDGVDNDCDGTVDEPDCDCRRGDRVVCYSGPAGTATVGVCRNGVAVCAEPGMVGECRGEALPGDETCDGTDEDCDGTVDEGLRNACGECGDEPVELCGNELDDDCDGLTDEDCECDYRCECATGTSCVCEPPTNQPCYEGPFGTGGTGVCAGGRRDCIADAATGENRWGTCDGQTLPGAECAGGAADGVDDDCDGRIDEGCADGDGDGSPFPTDCDDANPDVHPGAPEVCNGRDDNCNGVADEGVTNACGGCGAPAATDECGNGYDDDCDGVVDDGCECGAGDSQSCYGGPPGTEGVGTCVAGTQMCSGSMEFPEWGTCTGQVLPLPEICNGEDDDCDGEADERWASGSNACGWCDPTEICDGEDQDCDGLVDEGVRNACGDCGPTPAEVCDGMDTDCDGAVDEGVVNACGTCPPMPCFTETWGTPADCMADGRTCDDVEEDPMYPGSVTLGSSTVDFDYIYIAVTARNQVAQLDTRTGVKNWQVTSHGRYPSRTAVASDGSVWVGNRAHTGSNPADPAQSNVVHLRASDGGLICRAPVLNIARSVAIDRNGDIWAGSYNNGDLYHISGTMVDTTTTPPTCVVLNTINVGQNIYGLTADPDGYVWTSSSPTIRVDIASYAQTSFTNPSHYGISPDGANRVWFGGWRGGGTVHALDRTTGAVLNTSVTQVTAVTTHPSGNIYGSAYGTNQLIGIDGTTGAELCRTANPSGTNPHGVAVDRMGRIWMPSRFTSGTVNVFDTGCAHLATYTVDAGQELYSYSDMTGHLLRTFVSPEGRWEQVFDSGYALAYWTTVDWMSIEPPGTDIEVTARTADTLATLDAGVACGPFNTSPADLSSCPVGFQNHRYLRVETRLTRTGTERPILQSVSASWAY